The genomic interval ACTAGTAGATAAACCTGAGGATGTTCATGTAAATGAGGTCTTAGGAGAGGAATCAATCATATTAGAACTAAAGGTATCACCTGAAGATATGGGAAAAGTTATTGGAAAGCAAGGTAGAATTGCCAAAGCTATCAGAACAGTAGTGAAAGCTGCTGCAATTAAAGAAAATAAAAAAGTTGTAGTAGAAATCATTTAAAAAGAGTTAGGGGAATACCTAACTCTTATTTTATATACAGAAAAGGGGTGTAATAATGGAAGATTTATTAGTAGTTGGTCAAATAATAAACACTCATGGTTTAAGAGGTGAAATGAAAGTTATGCCTTTAACTGAAGATATGAGAAGATTTGACTATTTAGAATATGTTATCTTAAAAGGGAAAAAGGTTAAAGTAGAGGGCGTAAAATACTTTAAGGATAAAGTTATACTTAAATTAGAAGGAATAAATTCAATAGAGGAAGCTGAAAAACTAAAAAGAACTTATTTAGAAATAGAACGTGAAGATGCTATAGAGCTTGAAGAAGATGAATATTTCATAGTTGATTTAGTTGGATGCACTGTTGTTGATACAGAGGGATTTGAGTATGGAAAAATCAAAGATGTAATCCAAACTCCAAGTAATGATGTTTATTGGGTTCAAGGAAAGAAGGAAGTATTAGTTCCAGTATTAAAAGATATAGTTTTAGATATTAATATGGATGAAAAATTAATTACTATAAGACCTTCTGGAGAGTGGCAATATGAAGATTAATATTCTTACATTGTTCCCAGAGATGTTTGATATATTTAAACATAGCATAATAGGAAGAGCTAGGGAAAATGGTTTTCTACATATAGAGACGGTAAATATAAGAGATTATACTTTAAATAAGCATAAGAAGGTAGATGATTATCCTTATGGTGGCGGAGCAGGAATGGTTATGACTCCTCAGCCAGTTGTAGATGCTATAAAGGCTGTTAAAGAAAAAAATAAGGGTAAGGTTATATTTTTAGGACCAAGAGGAAAAACTTTCAATCAAGAAATGGCTAAGGAACTTTCTAAAGAGGAAGAGCTTATTTTTGTTTGTGGGCACTATGAAGGTATAGATCAAAGAGTTTATAAATATTTTGATTTAGAAATTTCTCTTGGAGATTTTGTGTTAACAGGTGGAGAAATGGCATGTATTCCAGTTATTGATAGCATATCTAGATTAGTACCTGGTGTTTTAGGAAGTGAAGAGAGTTTCCAAGATGAAAGTTATTATGATGGGACTTTAGAGTATCCACAATACACAAGACCTTTTGAATTTGAAGGAGAGAAAGTTCCAGAGGTTCTTATGTCAGGTCATCACGAAAATATAAGAAAGTGGAGAAGAAAACAATCACTTCTTATAACTAAGGAAAGAAGACCAGATATGTTTGAAAAAATTAAACTTTCAAAAGAAGACATAAAATTGTTAAAATCAAAATAAATATATTGATTAAAGAATACAAGTATGATAGAATAAACTTCGTGCTAGTACCGGCGGTCCTCTGTCACAGAGTGTGTTAAGAACGTCAAAATTTTAGAAGATATCAAGGAGGAATGCACAATGAACGAAATCATAAGAGCAATCGAAAAAGAACAAATCAGAGAAGATTTAACTCAATTCAACATAGGTGACACTATAAAAGTTCACGTTAGAATTAAAGAAGGTAACAGAGAAAGAATCCAAGTATTCGAAGGAACTGTTATCAAAAAACAAAACGGTGGATTAAGAGAAACTTTCACAGTAAGAAGAGTTGCTTACGGTGTAGGTGTTGAAAGAACTTTCCCAATAAACGCTCCAATCATCGATAAGATTGATGTTGTAAGA from Clostridium perfringens carries:
- a CDS encoding KH domain-containing protein, which gives rise to MKELVEIIAKSLVDKPEDVHVNEVLGEESIILELKVSPEDMGKVIGKQGRIAKAIRTVVKAAAIKENKKVVVEII
- the rimM gene encoding ribosome maturation factor RimM (Essential for efficient processing of 16S rRNA), with translation MEDLLVVGQIINTHGLRGEMKVMPLTEDMRRFDYLEYVILKGKKVKVEGVKYFKDKVILKLEGINSIEEAEKLKRTYLEIEREDAIELEEDEYFIVDLVGCTVVDTEGFEYGKIKDVIQTPSNDVYWVQGKKEVLVPVLKDIVLDINMDEKLITIRPSGEWQYED
- the trmD gene encoding tRNA (guanosine(37)-N1)-methyltransferase TrmD, whose product is MKINILTLFPEMFDIFKHSIIGRARENGFLHIETVNIRDYTLNKHKKVDDYPYGGGAGMVMTPQPVVDAIKAVKEKNKGKVIFLGPRGKTFNQEMAKELSKEEELIFVCGHYEGIDQRVYKYFDLEISLGDFVLTGGEMACIPVIDSISRLVPGVLGSEESFQDESYYDGTLEYPQYTRPFEFEGEKVPEVLMSGHHENIRKWRRKQSLLITKERRPDMFEKIKLSKEDIKLLKSK
- the rplS gene encoding 50S ribosomal protein L19 gives rise to the protein MNEIIRAIEKEQIREDLTQFNIGDTIKVHVRIKEGNRERIQVFEGTVIKKQNGGLRETFTVRRVAYGVGVERTFPINAPIIDKIDVVRRGKVRRAKLFYLRDRVGKAAKVKELTR